One window of Leopardus geoffroyi isolate Oge1 chromosome B3, O.geoffroyi_Oge1_pat1.0, whole genome shotgun sequence genomic DNA carries:
- the LOC123582187 gene encoding transmembrane and coiled-coil domain-containing protein 5B-like, translating to MEEVGQDPLDDVQEMMEILKLKVTKQNLDYLNLDLEKDLQRLDEANQVLLRKIQEKEEAIQSLEREIALSLGQANEREELNHIVSEKEEALRNLKSETAKLEKSNKVLGRKVVELQKKISRRVKNTGLDKEALKQTLVELKVRLQKSTESCAKQEKELLKIEGDYQSLHQLCEDQALYIKKYQEILRQMEKEKEVLLLEKEVFKAQNNSSQILKPGSILVETIQSNMEKTIIKKQKRIFWYRHFRCGVFMVMIFIRLLGYVLFHLQYTNPDLLVDVLPMVISRDTLKRLREVLLPFLTLEVEEVLPH from the exons ATGGAAGAAGTTGGACAGGACCCACTGGATGATGT GCAGGAGATGATggaaatactgaaattaaaagtcacaaaacaaaaccttgactACCTGAACTTAGACCTTGAAAAGGACCTGCAGAGACTGGATGAGGCAAATCAGGTTCTTCTCAGaaaaattcaagagaaagaagaagctaTTCAAAG TCTGGAAAGAGAGATTGCCCTGTCACTAGGACAAGCCAACGAGAGGGAGGAGTTGAACCATATTGTATCTGAGAAGGAGGAAGCCCTGAGGAACCTGAAATCAGAGACAGCAAAGCTG GAAAAAAGCAACAAGGTTCTAGGCAGGAAGGTGGTGGAGCTTCAGAAGAAG ATTTCAAGGAGAGTTAAGAACACTGGCCTTGATAAAGAAGCCCTAAAGCAGACGTTGGTAGAACTGAAG GTGAGGCTACAAAAGTCAACAGAATCCTGTGCAAAGCAAGAGAAGGAACTGCTCAAG ataGAGGGCGACTACCAATCTTTGCATCAGCTCTGTGAGGACCAGGCCCTCTACATAAAG AAATACCAGGAAATTCTGAGacagatggaaaaggaaaaagaggtgcTTCTTCTTGAAAAAGAAGT ATTCAAAGCCCAGAACAACTCCTCCCAAATACTGAAACCTGGGTCAATTCTGGTAGAGACCATCCAAAGCAACATG GAGAAGACCATcattaagaaacagaagagaatctTTTGGTACAG ACATTTCAGGTGTGGTGTCTTCATGGTCATGATCTTCATTAGGCTGCTGGGCTATGTGCTTTTCCACCTGCAGTACACTAACCCAGACCTTCTTGTGGATGTCCTACCCATG